Proteins encoded by one window of Dreissena polymorpha isolate Duluth1 chromosome 11, UMN_Dpol_1.0, whole genome shotgun sequence:
- the LOC127851196 gene encoding CUB and sushi domain-containing protein 3-like — MDDAVSVSCDTGYFLSGDSVIRCQNNSYWTDYPTCKIADCEQLTIANMIVDIGNTTIYGQIAVVRCKPDFTPRGSWAVKCEATGVWNYTHVPECELIDCGASAPPHGIVNDTESTVGTVVSVSCEYGRKLVGDSVLVCAETGKWSGSSLCPLIECDDPTPENGMTNGTTHLIDSVLSVSCMKGFTLSGNSVIRCLPDSTWSDYPNCTIVDCSVPDAVNMTIDIDNATTYGQIAVVSCKPEFSPRGSWSVKCEASGTWNYTLVPRCELIECGDPTPSKGLVNSSETTVKAVVNVSCEHGYTLSGDSVIVCEETGIWSGNPICDPSGK; from the exons ATGGATGACGCTGTCTCTGTATCGTGTGATACCGGTTATTTTTTATCAGGCGACTCCGTCATAAGATGCCAGAATAACAGTTATTGGACTGACTATCCAACGTGTAAAATCGCTG ACTGTGAACAACTTACAATCGCAAATATGATCGTCGACATAGGTAACACAACTATCTACGGACAGATAGCGGTTGTCAGATGTAAACCAGATTTCACTCCACGCGGGTCGTGGGCGGTGAAATGTGAAGCTACTGGCGTTTGGAATTACACGCATGTTCCTGAGTGTGAACTAATTG ATTGTGGTGCCTCTGCACCACCCCATGGAATCGTCAACGACACCGAATCGACAGTTGGAACTGTAGTAAGCGTGTCCTGTGAGTACGGTCGAAAACTGGTTGGTGATTCGGTACTTGTTTGTGCAGAGACTGGTAAATGGTCCGGTTCTTCTTTATGCCCGTTGATAG AGTGTGATGACCCAACACCTGAAAACGGAATGACAAACGGCACGACACACTTAATCGACAGTGTCCTCTCGGTATCGTGTATGAAAGGTTTCACGTTATCTGGTAATTCCGTCATACGGTGTCTGCCTGATAGCACTTGGTCTGACTATCCGAATTGCACGATTGTGG ATTGTAGCGTTCCCGACGCTGTCAATATGACAATCGACATTGATAATGCAACTACTTACGGACAGATAGCAGTTGTAAGCTGCAAACCAGAATTCTCTCCACGAGGTTCCTGGTCTGTGAAATGTGAAGCCAGCGGAACTTGGAATTACACCCTCGTTCCACGATGTGAACTCATTG AGTGTGGGGACCCAACGCCTTCAAAGGGCTTGGTGAATTCATCAGAAACAACTGTTAAGGCGGTGGTGAATGTTTCGTGTGAACACGGCTACACGCTATCTGGTGATTCAGTCATTGTATGTGAGGAAACTGGCATTTGGTCAGGGAATCCGATATGCGACCCATCGGGCAAGTGA